One genomic region from Bacillus aquiflavi encodes:
- a CDS encoding ABC transporter substrate-binding protein, with protein sequence MKKYYSFIFVLLLSFGLLVGCNSAEKPKESQNEKQQETNVGQKEEASFPVTIKDGDGNEVVIEEKPEKIISLMPSNTEIAFALGLGDHIVGVNDYDNYPEEALEKEKIGGMDFNIEKIISLKPNLVLAHASNSEKSAEGLQQLRNAGITVLVVNDAQNFDKVYESIQMIGKATGETEEAEKIIKDMKDKVSEIKDKTAKIKDKKKVFIEVAPAPEIFTPGKNTFMDEMIQIVNAENAAKEQEGWVQLTEEAIIELNPDVIVTTYGYYVDNPAEQVLSREGWKDVPAVKNQQVVDVHADIVNRSGPRLAEGVEQLAKAIYPDVFKE encoded by the coding sequence TTGAAAAAGTATTATTCTTTTATATTCGTATTACTACTCTCATTCGGATTATTAGTTGGATGTAACTCCGCGGAAAAGCCGAAAGAGTCACAAAATGAAAAGCAACAAGAAACAAATGTTGGACAAAAGGAAGAAGCTTCATTCCCAGTTACGATTAAAGATGGTGATGGTAATGAGGTTGTCATTGAAGAAAAGCCAGAAAAAATTATCTCACTGATGCCAAGTAATACAGAAATCGCATTTGCTTTAGGTTTGGGAGATCATATTGTTGGTGTAAACGATTATGATAATTATCCAGAAGAAGCTTTGGAAAAAGAAAAAATTGGCGGAATGGATTTTAATATTGAAAAGATTATTTCATTAAAGCCTAACTTAGTACTAGCCCATGCTTCTAATTCAGAAAAGTCAGCAGAAGGATTACAACAGCTTCGCAACGCTGGGATTACAGTTCTTGTCGTAAATGATGCTCAAAATTTTGATAAAGTTTATGAGTCTATTCAAATGATTGGAAAAGCAACCGGAGAAACAGAAGAAGCCGAAAAAATAATTAAAGACATGAAAGATAAAGTTTCCGAGATTAAAGATAAGACAGCAAAAATTAAGGACAAGAAAAAAGTCTTTATCGAAGTGGCTCCTGCCCCGGAAATTTTCACGCCAGGGAAAAACACTTTTATGGATGAAATGATTCAAATTGTAAATGCTGAAAATGCGGCAAAAGAACAAGAAGGATGGGTTCAATTAACTGAAGAGGCAATTATTGAACTTAATCCAGATGTGATTGTCACTACATATGGATATTATGTAGACAATCCAGCTGAACAAGTATTAAGTCGTGAAGGCTGGAAAGATGTACCGGCTGTGAAAAATCAACAAGTAGTTGATGTTCACGCAGATATTGTGAATCGTTCAGGTCCAAGGCTGGCAGAAGGAGTAGAGCAGCTTGCAAAAGCGATTTATCCAGACGTTTTTAAAGAGTAA
- a CDS encoding FecCD family ABC transporter permease, translating into MQKRFIQTFLKSNEIFAYTLAGLFLFTAVLLGISIGTVSVPIVNIFQIIGFEVFQIGSIEMLDPMYGNIVMNIRLPRVILAGLVGASLAIAGAAFQGLLRNPLADPYTLGVSSGASVGAVIVLFFHLSVPFLKGFTLPIFSIITSIATIFAVLFFARKVDRSMKVETIILTGIIFSSFLGALISLMIALTGEELRQIIGWLLGSVSMRGWNYVGIILPFFIFGSLLLMLNGKELNAMSFGEERAQHLGVDVRRRKMTVLLAGSVLTGAAVAVSGTIGFVGLVIPHLTRLLWGPDHKHLLPLSILTGSAFLILADLVARMIISPIELPIGVITSLIGAPVFAIILLRRRMERRG; encoded by the coding sequence TTGCAAAAGCGATTTATCCAGACGTTTTTAAAGAGTAATGAGATCTTTGCTTACACATTGGCAGGGCTGTTTCTTTTTACGGCAGTGTTATTAGGAATATCGATCGGGACAGTATCTGTTCCGATCGTGAATATTTTCCAAATCATTGGTTTCGAAGTGTTTCAGATAGGTTCAATTGAAATGCTCGATCCGATGTATGGAAATATCGTCATGAATATTCGCTTGCCTCGTGTTATTTTAGCTGGTTTAGTTGGAGCATCTCTCGCAATTGCCGGAGCGGCTTTCCAAGGTTTGCTACGTAACCCATTAGCGGATCCATATACGTTAGGTGTTTCATCAGGGGCTTCGGTCGGCGCGGTGATCGTTTTATTTTTTCATTTATCTGTGCCATTTTTAAAGGGCTTTACATTGCCGATTTTTAGCATTATTACTTCCATTGCGACGATCTTTGCCGTGCTCTTTTTTGCGCGGAAAGTGGATCGTTCGATGAAAGTGGAAACGATTATTTTAACAGGAATTATTTTTAGTTCTTTTTTAGGTGCACTCATCTCTTTAATGATAGCGTTAACAGGTGAGGAACTTCGGCAAATTATTGGCTGGCTTCTAGGAAGTGTGTCGATGCGAGGTTGGAATTATGTTGGCATTATTTTACCTTTCTTTATATTCGGTTCTTTATTACTCATGTTAAATGGAAAAGAATTGAATGCGATGTCTTTTGGAGAAGAACGGGCGCAACATTTAGGTGTAGATGTCCGTAGGCGGAAGATGACGGTGTTACTGGCAGGTTCGGTATTAACTGGGGCAGCTGTTGCTGTATCAGGGACGATTGGTTTTGTTGGTCTTGTCATCCCTCATTTGACAAGATTGTTATGGGGACCTGACCATAAACATCTTTTACCGTTATCCATTTTAACGGGCAGTGCCTTTTTAATCTTGGCAGATTTAGTCGCCAGAATGATTATTTCACCGATCGAATTGCCGATTGGTGTGATTACCTCTTTAATAGGTGCTCCAGTTTTTGCGATTATTTTGCTAAGAAGACGAATGGAGAGAAGGGGATAA
- a CDS encoding adenosylcobinamide amidohydrolase: MLTIQHLTGGYSSASVLHDLSFHVEQGELFGVLGPNGSGKTTLLKMVSGILQPKQGTITVKGKPLTSYSPKEFAKLVAVLPQLTQDTFSYTVKETVSLGRYAHQSGWFQSWTKEDEAIVCEVMEQTGINKYEAHYLHQLSGGERQRVFLAQALAQQPEILLLDEPTNHLDLSYQKELLDLLKKWTRERGLTVISIFHDLNLAGLYCDRLLLLENGEKNIVHFPNEVLKEERIRAVYQTKVEKHPHPKVPRPQMILMPDKQKEDHEEIVIDERFLHKSEEIIQLMSPIPLRTISSGVIGSGAGWHSTFVNRHVDKNYDCRHHHEEMCQYLCTKKINPSETVAMMTAVFLEDVSYRFFERDDFSVFVVVTAGVSNAVDVTRSKEHSSQAIPGTINMWIFINGHLSDEAFIQSIVTATETKVKVMQEQDIKDPLTGSQATGTSTDSILIAATQRGKMLQYAGSITPLGKLISQSIYHCLTEAVEKNRRRKQR; encoded by the coding sequence ATGCTTACGATACAACATTTAACAGGAGGGTATTCAAGTGCGAGTGTGTTACATGATCTTTCCTTTCATGTAGAGCAGGGAGAGCTATTTGGAGTTTTAGGACCTAATGGCAGCGGTAAAACAACATTATTAAAAATGGTCAGCGGCATCTTGCAGCCGAAGCAAGGCACGATTACTGTAAAAGGAAAACCGCTTACATCATATTCTCCTAAAGAGTTTGCTAAGCTCGTTGCAGTTCTTCCGCAGCTCACACAAGATACTTTTTCTTACACAGTAAAAGAAACGGTGTCACTTGGCCGTTATGCTCATCAAAGCGGTTGGTTTCAATCGTGGACTAAAGAAGACGAAGCGATTGTGTGTGAAGTGATGGAACAGACAGGTATTAATAAATATGAGGCACATTATTTACATCAGCTATCAGGTGGTGAACGGCAAAGGGTTTTTTTAGCGCAAGCACTTGCACAGCAGCCAGAAATTTTATTATTAGACGAGCCGACAAATCACCTTGATTTATCATATCAAAAAGAATTACTAGACCTATTAAAAAAATGGACACGTGAACGAGGTTTAACAGTCATCTCAATTTTCCATGATTTAAATTTAGCCGGATTATATTGTGATCGATTGTTATTACTGGAAAATGGCGAAAAAAATATCGTTCATTTTCCAAATGAAGTCTTAAAGGAAGAACGGATACGAGCCGTTTATCAAACAAAAGTTGAGAAGCACCCGCATCCGAAAGTTCCGCGTCCACAAATGATTTTAATGCCAGATAAGCAAAAAGAGGACCATGAGGAAATTGTCATTGATGAACGATTTCTTCATAAAAGTGAAGAAATCATTCAGCTCATGTCCCCAATACCGCTCCGAACGATATCTTCTGGTGTAATTGGCTCTGGAGCAGGCTGGCATAGTACATTCGTTAATCGTCATGTTGATAAAAATTATGATTGTCGCCATCACCATGAAGAAATGTGCCAATATTTATGCACCAAAAAAATAAATCCTTCAGAAACAGTTGCAATGATGACAGCCGTGTTTTTAGAAGATGTTTCATACCGCTTTTTTGAAAGAGATGATTTTTCCGTTTTTGTTGTCGTGACCGCAGGAGTATCGAATGCGGTTGACGTAACAAGAAGTAAGGAACACTCATCGCAAGCGATACCTGGGACGATTAATATGTGGATATTTATTAATGGTCATCTTTCAGATGAGGCATTTATTCAAAGTATTGTGACCGCGACTGAAACGAAAGTAAAAGTAATGCAGGAGCAGGATATTAAAGATCCGCTTACTGGATCACAAGCGACAGGGACATCAACTGACAGCATATTAATCGCTGCAACTCAACGGGGAAAAATGCTGCAATATGCAGGTTCAATTACGCCTCTTGGAAAATTGATTAGTCAAAGTATTTACCACTGTTTGACTGAGGCAGTTGAAAAAAATAGAAGAAGGAAACAACGATGA
- the cbiB gene encoding adenosylcobinamide-phosphate synthase CbiB produces MIIQHLTAITLAFIIDKIIGDPPHWPHPVRWMGRMIAFLEKSLNKGKKRRLYGFLMVTAVLMTFVTATAMFVSLLYQLHLVAGIIGEAVIISTTIAQKSLKTAAMEVYEPLTHGNLNEARTKLSYIVGRDTENLTEAEIARATIETVAENTSDGITAPLFWGLIGGAPLAVMYRVINTCDSMVGYRNERYEEFGKVSARLDDLVNWLPSRLTGFVMLMSMKHEQTKVKTGWSILFRDARRHPSPNSGWTEAAAAAIFGIQLGGKNTYKGVVSHRAKMGDPLVPIQASHIKKVNTLLERTSLLFLLFLLLGGMTFAMAYTWIKSAILI; encoded by the coding sequence ATGATCATTCAACATCTTACAGCGATTACGCTCGCTTTCATAATCGATAAAATAATAGGTGATCCGCCTCATTGGCCTCATCCAGTTCGATGGATGGGAAGGATGATCGCCTTTTTAGAAAAAAGCTTGAACAAGGGAAAGAAGCGAAGACTGTATGGATTTCTCATGGTCACAGCCGTTCTCATGACGTTTGTCACTGCGACGGCGATGTTTGTTAGTTTGTTATATCAGCTTCATTTAGTTGCAGGAATAATTGGTGAGGCAGTGATCATTTCAACGACCATTGCCCAAAAAAGTTTAAAGACGGCTGCGATGGAAGTGTATGAACCTTTAACTCATGGTAATTTAAATGAAGCGAGAACAAAATTATCTTATATTGTCGGCAGAGATACAGAAAATTTAACTGAGGCTGAAATCGCGCGAGCAACGATTGAAACAGTAGCTGAAAATACGAGTGATGGCATAACCGCCCCACTCTTTTGGGGATTAATTGGCGGAGCACCGCTTGCGGTTATGTACCGGGTAATTAATACGTGTGATTCCATGGTCGGTTATCGAAATGAAAGATATGAAGAGTTTGGCAAGGTGTCTGCACGTCTTGATGATCTCGTCAATTGGCTGCCAAGCAGGTTAACAGGATTTGTTATGTTAATGAGCATGAAACATGAACAAACAAAGGTGAAAACAGGCTGGTCCATTCTTTTTCGCGATGCAAGACGACACCCAAGTCCAAACAGCGGTTGGACTGAAGCCGCTGCAGCGGCTATATTCGGTATTCAATTAGGCGGGAAAAATACGTATAAAGGTGTTGTGTCGCATAGAGCAAAAATGGGTGATCCCCTAGTTCCGATACAAGCAAGTCATATTAAAAAAGTAAATACTTTGTTAGAACGCACTTCACTATTATTCTTATTGTTTTTATTGTTAGGAGGAATGACATTTGCAATGGCCTACACATGGATCAAATCCGCAATACTTATATGA
- the cobD gene encoding threonine-phosphate decarboxylase CobD, whose translation MQWPTHGSNPQYLYESFNMSLPKKYIDFSVNTNPFGPPKIIGERWHEWIDAINDYPDPKTISLKQKLANKDGVAEESILVGNGGAELITLIARMLQEKRVLIVQPAFSEYEAACRASRCHIFYHLLQEGDWELDVDVLLSKLAHVDAIFLCTPNNPTGVTYSKAALLKLLQLCNEKNVHVIVDEAFYDFYAEYSSLVTYITKFPNLIIIRSLTKMYAIAGIRLGYVISQPKTIQKLAAFQPHWSVNALALKIGEVSIEQSAYVKKTQNYIMNERERIFRTLKELQFIVSTSKVNFYLMKDPHTHDQLPLFRFLLKKGIIPRHTANFPGIEGRWLRLAVKQAEDHNQLAEALTEWRKQS comes from the coding sequence TTGCAATGGCCTACACATGGATCAAATCCGCAATACTTATATGAGAGCTTCAATATGTCTCTTCCTAAAAAATATATCGACTTTAGTGTCAATACGAATCCATTTGGACCGCCAAAAATAATTGGCGAGCGTTGGCATGAATGGATAGATGCCATCAATGATTATCCTGATCCGAAAACGATATCATTAAAGCAAAAGCTTGCAAACAAAGACGGTGTAGCCGAGGAGTCGATTTTAGTCGGAAATGGCGGAGCAGAATTAATTACCCTTATCGCTCGGATGCTGCAAGAGAAAAGAGTCTTAATTGTTCAGCCTGCATTTTCGGAATATGAAGCGGCTTGCAGAGCATCCCGGTGTCATATTTTTTATCATCTTTTACAAGAAGGTGATTGGGAGTTAGACGTTGATGTGTTATTGTCAAAGCTCGCTCATGTCGATGCGATATTTTTATGCACGCCAAATAATCCAACCGGGGTTACTTACTCAAAAGCTGCACTGTTAAAGTTGCTGCAGCTATGCAATGAAAAAAATGTTCATGTCATTGTCGATGAAGCTTTTTATGATTTTTATGCAGAATATTCTTCACTAGTCACTTATATAACGAAGTTTCCGAACTTAATAATCATTCGCTCGTTAACGAAAATGTACGCTATTGCTGGGATTCGGCTTGGATATGTGATTAGCCAGCCAAAAACGATTCAAAAGCTGGCAGCTTTTCAACCTCATTGGAGTGTCAATGCCCTTGCTTTAAAAATTGGGGAAGTATCCATTGAGCAGTCAGCATATGTAAAAAAGACACAGAACTATATTATGAACGAACGAGAAAGGATTTTTCGTACCTTAAAAGAACTGCAATTTATCGTTTCTACATCAAAAGTGAATTTTTATTTAATGAAAGACCCGCATACACATGATCAGCTTCCGTTATTTCGCTTTTTACTTAAAAAAGGGATCATTCCAAGACATACGGCAAACTTTCCCGGTATTGAAGGCCGTTGGCTAAGGTTGGCAGTGAAACAGGCTGAAGATCATAACCAATTAGCAGAGGCATTAACAGAATGGCGCAAGCAAAGTTAA
- a CDS encoding bifunctional adenosylcobinamide kinase/adenosylcobinamide-phosphate guanylyltransferase: MAQAKLIFITGGVRSGKSSFAESLATSYAEKTSGRLHYIACGQAADHEMEERIRRHQLVRQNSPIPWKTWECFLNLGTLASHFTKRDVVLLDCVTTLLDNELFSHYETGEWQSKKFQNHVEQSIVANIAQLKNNSIVTVVVSNELLNEPIHEETSLTYGRLLGSIHQQIVKMADEAFLVEAGIHVLMKGERLNE, encoded by the coding sequence ATGGCGCAAGCAAAGTTAATTTTTATTACCGGCGGTGTTCGAAGCGGAAAAAGTTCGTTTGCGGAAAGTTTGGCGACTTCATATGCTGAAAAAACAAGCGGGAGACTACATTATATTGCATGTGGACAAGCAGCGGATCATGAGATGGAAGAGCGAATTAGACGCCATCAATTAGTGCGGCAAAACAGTCCGATTCCTTGGAAGACGTGGGAATGCTTTCTTAATTTAGGCACCTTAGCATCCCACTTTACGAAGCGGGACGTTGTTTTGCTTGATTGTGTTACAACGTTACTGGATAATGAACTATTTAGTCATTATGAAACAGGGGAATGGCAAAGCAAGAAGTTTCAAAATCATGTTGAGCAGTCTATCGTAGCAAATATTGCTCAATTAAAGAACAATTCCATTGTGACGGTCGTTGTCTCTAATGAACTGTTAAATGAACCGATTCATGAGGAAACGAGCTTAACATATGGACGGCTCCTCGGATCTATTCATCAGCAAATTGTCAAAATGGCAGATGAAGCTTTTTTAGTTGAAGCGGGTATACATGTTCTGATGAAGGGAGAACGATTGAATGAGTAA
- a CDS encoding cobyric acid synthase, translating into MSKFLITGIMVQGTASHVGKSFIVAAFCRLLANEGVLVAPFKSQNMTNNIFVLKDKKEIGISQKIQAKAAKTEVSVEMNPILLKPNHGQVEVVLFGETTGTLSSQHDRDSFYENGLAAIETSLTKLTDQYEVLIMEGAGSPVELNLKSRELVNMKIAELADVPVLLVADIDKGGVFASVVGTIALLSKEERERIKGIIINKFYGDPAQFQEGIQLIEKKTGIPVLGVLPFVDRQLKQPEDYDIIANYVKNHLDWEQIKNLMFSWREK; encoded by the coding sequence ATGAGTAAATTTCTAATTACAGGTATTATGGTGCAAGGAACGGCTTCACATGTAGGCAAAAGTTTTATTGTCGCTGCTTTTTGCCGTCTTTTGGCAAACGAAGGAGTGCTCGTTGCGCCGTTTAAGTCGCAAAACATGACAAATAATATATTCGTACTTAAAGATAAGAAAGAAATTGGCATATCGCAAAAAATTCAAGCAAAAGCTGCTAAGACAGAAGTGAGTGTTGAGATGAATCCGATTTTGCTAAAGCCGAATCATGGCCAAGTTGAAGTTGTGCTCTTTGGCGAGACGACTGGCACGTTATCTAGTCAGCACGATCGAGACTCATTTTATGAAAACGGTCTTGCTGCTATCGAAACGTCGTTAACGAAACTAACGGATCAATATGAAGTGCTTATTATGGAAGGGGCAGGAAGCCCTGTTGAGTTAAATTTAAAATCGCGAGAGCTAGTGAATATGAAAATCGCGGAGCTTGCAGACGTTCCAGTACTATTAGTCGCCGATATTGATAAGGGCGGTGTGTTTGCAAGCGTTGTCGGGACAATAGCCCTTCTATCTAAGGAAGAGCGAGAGAGGATAAAAGGAATCATTATTAATAAATTTTATGGGGATCCTGCACAATTTCAAGAAGGTATACAGTTAATAGAAAAAAAGACCGGAATTCCTGTTTTAGGGGTTCTTCCATTTGTAGATAGACAACTAAAGCAGCCAGAAGATTATGATATCATTGCAAACTATGTGAAAAATCATCTTGATTGGGAACAAATAAAAAATCTTATGTTTAGCTGGCGGGAAAAATGA
- the cobS gene encoding adenosylcobinamide-GDP ribazoletransferase, whose translation MNMIRGFFINLQFFTSIPIPFQLSMDKQAVKRSVQMFPILGILQGLLYASILYGLIQWTPFTPLASAFLFTLFTIIFTGGLHLDGWIDTSDAFFSYREKEKRLEIMKDPRVGAFGVLSVIILLSSRFFFFYEVTLFVQPSSYFLVALVPFLSRSMMGYFLLSIQTAKKEGLGYFLQQAADKTALWIYPFYFFIVFILLAIFNKDALFGGFILLLVIVFLAIFFFYKIRSWFGGITGDVLGASVEGAEAVLWRTVWLLHYFVMG comes from the coding sequence ATGAATATGATAAGGGGCTTTTTCATTAATTTGCAGTTTTTTACGAGTATACCGATTCCATTTCAACTATCAATGGATAAACAAGCAGTGAAACGATCAGTTCAAATGTTTCCGATCTTAGGAATATTGCAAGGCTTACTTTACGCCAGTATTTTGTATGGCCTTATTCAGTGGACACCATTTACACCTCTTGCTTCTGCGTTTTTGTTTACGTTGTTCACGATTATCTTTACAGGCGGGCTTCATCTTGATGGTTGGATCGACACGAGCGATGCCTTTTTTTCTTATCGTGAGAAAGAGAAACGGCTTGAGATTATGAAAGATCCCCGTGTAGGGGCATTTGGTGTTCTTTCGGTCATTATTTTATTAAGCAGCCGCTTTTTCTTTTTCTATGAAGTGACTTTATTTGTGCAGCCTAGCTCTTATTTTTTAGTGGCGCTTGTTCCTTTTTTAAGCAGAAGTATGATGGGATATTTTCTTTTATCAATTCAAACTGCCAAAAAAGAAGGACTCGGCTATTTTCTTCAACAAGCTGCTGACAAGACTGCTTTATGGATTTACCCTTTTTATTTCTTCATCGTCTTTATTCTTTTAGCTATTTTTAATAAGGATGCCCTTTTCGGCGGTTTCATCTTATTACTAGTCATTGTCTTCTTAGCCATTTTTTTCTTTTATAAAATAAGAAGCTGGTTTGGCGGGATTACTGGTGACGTATTAGGCGCTTCTGTGGAAGGAGCTGAGGCTGTATTATGGAGGACTGTTTGGCTATTACATTATTTCGTCATGGGATAA
- a CDS encoding histidine phosphatase family protein, whose amino-acid sequence MAITLFRHGITDDNKRRAYIGWTNSPLSKSGVEQLLQLKPQLKAYELVFTSDLCRCVETASILFRDVAHEKINQLREIHFGEWEGKTFNELQHYKQYQKWLSHPLMYRPPNGETFSEFTTRIEGGWNQITEKIIREKSRKIAVVTHGGVIRYLLSTYAPVKRDFWEWTVQHGQGYELIWPLAAFRRGERCTSLQAVPLMAKENG is encoded by the coding sequence TTGGCTATTACATTATTTCGTCATGGGATAACTGATGATAATAAACGTCGAGCTTATATCGGCTGGACTAATTCACCTTTAAGTAAATCTGGAGTTGAACAATTATTGCAATTAAAACCGCAACTTAAAGCATATGAGCTTGTTTTTACAAGCGATTTATGCCGCTGTGTGGAAACAGCTAGCATTTTGTTTCGTGATGTTGCACATGAAAAAATAAATCAACTGCGAGAAATTCATTTCGGTGAATGGGAAGGTAAAACGTTCAACGAATTACAGCATTATAAACAATATCAAAAATGGCTTTCTCATCCGCTTATGTATCGACCGCCAAATGGTGAAACATTTTCTGAGTTTACGACACGGATTGAGGGAGGCTGGAATCAAATAACGGAGAAGATTATTCGGGAGAAGTCGCGAAAAATAGCTGTTGTCACCCATGGAGGCGTCATTCGTTATTTGTTGTCAACGTACGCTCCAGTTAAGCGAGATTTTTGGGAATGGACAGTGCAGCATGGCCAGGGATATGAACTTATTTGGCCGTTAGCTGCTTTTAGGAGGGGTGAGCGATGCACTTCGTTACAGGCGGTGCCTTTAATGGCAAAAGAAAATGGGTAG
- a CDS encoding bifunctional adenosylcobinamide kinase/adenosylcobinamide-phosphate guanylyltransferase, giving the protein MHFVTGGAFNGKRKWVEERYRLKEHQHYKWISAYELEACPESVFWDVEQFLILEGVEQWIKKLVEKYKDIETCRQKWHYFLQGWIDLEAQKQDRTLIIIGSDITKGIVPVQQVDRRWRDVTGWAFQDAANVAERVDVIWYGLATNLK; this is encoded by the coding sequence ATGCACTTCGTTACAGGCGGTGCCTTTAATGGCAAAAGAAAATGGGTAGAAGAGCGGTATCGACTGAAAGAACATCAGCATTACAAATGGATTTCTGCATATGAGCTGGAAGCTTGCCCAGAAAGCGTCTTTTGGGATGTGGAACAGTTTCTTATTTTAGAAGGGGTCGAGCAATGGATAAAAAAATTAGTTGAAAAATACAAAGATATCGAAACATGCCGCCAAAAATGGCACTACTTTTTACAAGGTTGGATTGATTTGGAAGCGCAAAAGCAAGACCGTACATTGATCATCATTGGATCCGATATTACAAAGGGAATTGTTCCAGTGCAACAAGTAGATCGGCGCTGGCGTGATGTAACTGGCTGGGCATTTCAAGATGCAGCGAACGTTGCAGAACGCGTTGATGTTATTTGGTATGGGTTAGCGACAAATTTAAAATAA
- a CDS encoding cob(I)yrinic acid a,c-diamide adenosyltransferase, with the protein MRIYTRTGDKGKTSLIGGRVDKDDVRVEAYGTVDEVNCFVGQAMTQLEGEQFQDILDVLEKIQHELFDCGGDLANISKKREMKLTEDAVTFLEEKIDEFIEEAPKLERFILPGGTKAAASIHIARTVTRRAERLVVKLAKADSNMSQITQQFLNRLSDFFFALARVINYRSNIKDVEYERSAVVFRKGKRKEN; encoded by the coding sequence ATGCGTATTTATACACGAACAGGTGATAAAGGAAAGACAAGTTTAATTGGCGGGCGTGTCGATAAGGACGATGTACGAGTTGAAGCATACGGTACTGTTGACGAAGTGAACTGTTTTGTCGGTCAAGCAATGACACAATTAGAAGGGGAACAATTTCAAGATATTTTAGATGTTTTAGAGAAAATTCAGCATGAGCTTTTTGATTGCGGTGGTGATTTAGCCAATATTTCAAAAAAGCGGGAAATGAAATTAACAGAGGATGCGGTTACTTTTTTGGAAGAGAAGATTGATGAATTTATTGAGGAAGCCCCAAAGCTTGAGCGCTTTATTTTACCAGGAGGAACTAAGGCAGCGGCATCGATCCATATTGCAAGAACAGTTACACGTCGCGCAGAACGATTAGTCGTCAAGCTAGCAAAAGCGGATTCAAATATGTCACAAATTACACAGCAGTTCCTTAATCGTCTATCAGACTTCTTTTTCGCACTGGCAAGAGTGATTAATTATCGTTCAAACATAAAAGATGTTGAGTATGAACGGAGTGCGGTTGTGTTTAGAAAAGGGAAGCGGAAGGAGAATTAA
- a CDS encoding ECF transporter S component, protein MTGRKLSWIALFIALSTIGAAIKIPALVGSVALDVFPALFASAMLGGGLGALIGALGHLLSAVIVGMPLGAFHFIIALEMAFLVWVFGSLYNNGKRKSAAILFILGNTFAAPLPFLFMMGKAFYIGIVPSLLIGSILNVIVAIAVIPRLSPVFKMLYLKGETK, encoded by the coding sequence ATGACGGGAAGAAAACTGTCTTGGATTGCCCTATTTATCGCACTTTCAACTATTGGAGCAGCGATAAAAATACCAGCTTTAGTTGGCAGTGTCGCATTAGATGTTTTTCCAGCGCTCTTTGCTTCAGCGATGTTAGGTGGAGGCTTAGGTGCATTAATTGGAGCCTTAGGCCATTTATTATCAGCGGTTATTGTAGGAATGCCGTTAGGAGCGTTTCATTTTATCATTGCTTTAGAAATGGCATTTCTTGTCTGGGTGTTTGGCAGTTTATATAATAATGGAAAACGTAAAAGTGCTGCAATTCTTTTTATTTTAGGAAATACTTTCGCGGCACCGTTGCCATTTCTCTTTATGATGGGGAAGGCATTTTATATCGGGATTGTTCCGTCTTTATTAATCGGTTCCATCTTAAATGTCATTGTTGCTATTGCAGTCATCCCACGTCTGTCGCCTGTTTTTAAAATGCTTTATTTAAAGGGAGAAACGAAGTGA